In the Streptomyces fradiae ATCC 10745 = DSM 40063 genome, GCCTGGGCCGGCTCGGCCCGCATTACGCGACGCAGATCGGCTCCGCCGAGCTGTTCGCGGGCGGCGATATATTCCCGTCCGGGCACACCGCGAACGCCGTGGTGACCTGGGGCATCCTGTCCTATCTGGCCACCACGCCACGGGCGCGCCGCCATCTGTCCGCGCTCTCCGCCGTGGTCGCGCTCGGGGTCGGCCTCACCACGGTCTACCTGGGCACGCACTGGCTGAGCGACGTGCTGCTGGGCTGGGCCGCCGGTCTGCTGATCCTGCTGGGTCTGCCGTGGTGCGAGCCGCTGATCGGGCGGGCCGAGGCCGCGATCCTCGCGGTCCGGGACCGGGTGCGCGACCGGCTGCGGGAGCCCCGCACGGCGCCCGTGGCGCCCGTGGCGCCCGTGGCGCCGCTCCCGGCCGCGGGGCCGCTGCCCGCGGTGGCGCTGCGGCACGCGGAGGGGCTGGAGGAGCCGGTGCGCGAGGCGTCGGGCGCGGCGCCCGGCGGGACGGCGGGCACCGGCGCCGGGGCCCACACCCCGAGCATCCGCACGACGCTGTCCCAGCCGCGTACGCACGCGGTCCTGCGCTCGGAGCGGACGCCGGTCAGCCCCGCGGGGAGCCGGAGACCGCCGCGCTCCCGCCCGGCCACGGGCGGCTGAGCCGCCGCCGCGCGGCGGGAGGGGCCCCGGCCGGGAGAACCGGCCGGGGCCCCTCCATGTGCGCCGCCGGGCCTCGGCCCGGTCCCGTCACGCGCGCCGCCGGACCTCAGCCCACCCAGCAGCGGACGACGACGTGGTCGCGGACCTCGAAGTTGATCCGGCCCTCCAGGTACTCCAGCGTGATGATCGCGCCGGGCGGCAGGGCGCGCACGGTGGTCCAGCCGCGGGAGCGGGCCCGGCGCTCGGCCTCCCGGTCGTCGAGGCCGACGTAGGCCTCGGGTTCGCCGGGTCCGCCGGGTCCGGAGGGGGGTGCGGGGGGTGTGGGAGGTATCGGTGCCATGGCCTCACCGTAGGGGGGTCTACACGGGCGTCGCCATCCGGCGTGTACGCGCTCTGTCACATGTATGTCACAGCGAACCGACCGTCCGCCGCCGAACGGCCTATTCCCCCGGACGGGCGCGGAGCGGGGCCGGCGACCGCCCGGACCAGGGCCTTCCGCAGCCAATTCCCGACGCGGGAGACGCCCGTATCCGGCGGTTCGCGAATTTCCTCGAACGGCCTCACCCGAACGCCGTCCGGCACGTTTGATTCACCGGCCCTCCACATGATTTCCGCATGTCCCGACGGCGTGAACGGCGGCGATAGCGGAAGGCGGCCGGGAGCATCGGGGGACGGCGTCGGCAACGGCGGGAGCCGCTACGGAGGGGCAGTGATGGGCATCGACACCGTCCGGCCGGAGACCGCCGGACGACCGCGGGGCCGGCGGCGCGGCCGGGTCGTCGTGGACTGGCTGACCACCACCGACCACAAGAGGATCGGCCACCTCTACCTGATCACGTCCTTCGCCTTCTTCCTCGTCGCCGGGGTGCTCGCGCTGCTGATGCGGGCGGAGCTGGCCCGGCCGGGCCTCCAGCTGATCAGCAACGACCAGTACAACCAGGCGTTCACCCTGCACGGCACGATCATGCTGCTGCTGTTCGCGACGCCGACCTTCGCCGGGTTCGCCAACGAGATCGTGCCGCTCCAGATCGGCGCCCCGGACGTGGCCTTCCCCCGGCTGAACATGCTGTCCTACTGGCTGTTCCTGTTCGGCGGCCTCATCGTGCTCGGTTCGCTGCTGGTGCCGACCGGGGCGGCGAGCTTCGGCTGGTTCGCGTACGCCCCGCTGAACTCGCGGGTCCACTCCCCGGGGATCGGCGCCGACCTGTGGATCATGGGCCTGGCGCTGTCCGGGTTCGGCACGATCCTCGGCTCGGTCAACTTCCTGGCGACGATCATCGGCATGCGGGCGCCGGGGATGACGATGTTCCGGATGCCGATCTTCACCTGGAACGTGCTCTTCACCTCGGTGCTGGTGCTGATCGCCTTCCCCGTGCTGGCGGCGGCGCTGCTGGTGCTGGAGGCCGACCGGCGGTTCGGGTCGCTGGTGTTCGCCCCGCAGTACGGCGGGGCGCTGCTGTGGCAGCACCTGTTCTGGTTCTTCGGGCACCCGGAGGTGTACATCATCGCGCTGCCGTTCTTCGGCATCGTCACCGAGATCATCCCGGTCTTCTCCCGCAAGCCGATCTTCGGGTACCTGACGCTGGTCGCCGCGACGATGGCCATCACCGGGCTGTCGGTGGTGGTGTGGGCGCACCACATGTTCGCCACCGGAGCCGTGCTGCTGCCCTTCTTCTCGCTCCTGTCCTTCCTGATCGCCGTGCCGACCGGGGTGAAGTTCTTCAACTGGACGGGGACCATGCTGCGGGGGTCGCTCAGCTTCGAGACGCCGATGCTGTGGGCGATCGGCTTCCTCGTGTCGTTCCTGTTCGGCGGGCTGACCGGGGTGCTCCTGGCCTCTCCCCCGCTGGACTTCCACGTCACCGACTCGTACTTCGTCGTCGGCCACTTCCACTACGTGGTGTTCGGCACGGTGGTCTTCGCGATGTTCGCCGGCTTCCACTTCTGGTGGCCCAAGTTCACCGGGCGGATGCTGGACGAGCGGCTGGGCCGGATCCACTTCTGGACCCTCTTCGCCGGCTTCCACCTGACGTTCCTGGTGCACCACTGGCTGGGCGCGGAGGGCATGCCCCGCCGGTACGCCGACTACCTGGCCGCCGACGGCTTCACCGCCCTCAACACGGTGTCCACCATCGGCTCGTTCCTGCTGGGCGCCTCCACGCTGCCGTTCCTCTACAACGTGTGGAGGACCGCCCGGTACGCGCCGAAGGTGGACACCGACGACCCGTGGGGATACGGGCGGTCGCTGGAGTGGGCCACCTCCTGCCCGCCGCCCCGGCACAACTTCCGCGCGATCCCGGTCGTCCGGTCGGAGTCCCCGGCGTTCGACCTGCACCACCCGCGGTACGCGACGTACCAGCGCCCGCAGCGGGACGCCCCGGCGGACCCGGCCGAGCGGCCGAGCGGTCCGGGGCGCGGCCCCGGCGGCGTCGAACCGGGCTGACCCGGCGCCGGCCCTCCCGCGCCCCGCCCCGCCCCGGCGCGGAGGGGGCCGCCGCCGGGGCCGATCGGTCCCGTGCCGCCCGGGGCGGCCCGGTGGGCGCCCTACGCCACCGGGACGACCCGGACGCAGAGCTCGTTGTCCGCGCTGTAGCAGGGCGCCGCCCGGAATCCGTCGCCCTCCGACTCGGGGTACACGAACACGTTCCGGCGGTCCCATACGTCGTCGAGGAGCCTCGCCACCCGCACCGGCTCCGCTCCGGCGGCGGGCCGCAGCCACAGCTGCCACAGCCGCTGCCCGTCCGGCCGGGGCTCGGCGAGCGGCCCGTACGGCAGGGTGAAGGCGAACGCCCCGTCCTCGCCGCCCTCCACGGGCGCCTGCCGCACCTCGCGGCCCCAGCGGGCCTCGGCCACCGCGCCCTCGCCGAGCTCCGCCCCGTACAGCAGCCCCTCGACCGTGCAGCCGCCCCCGCCGAACGTCAGGTCCCCGGCCTCCGCGTGCCGGGGGCGCAGCCAGGCGCGCACGGCGAGGTGCCCGTCCGCCGCCGGGTACGGGACGCGCGCCCCGACCGGCCTCGAGCGGTCGGGCCGCCGGTCGACCAGGGCCCGCACGTCGCGGACGCCGGGCCGCACCGGGCGGCCGGCGACACTCACGTCCCAGTGGCCCTCGGCCAGCTCCACGGTGCTCGGCAGGACCGCGCGGACCCGGCCCTCGCCGGCCGGGGTGAGCGGCAGCCGCACCTCGTCGGCCGGGGCGGCGCCGCGGCGGCTCA is a window encoding:
- a CDS encoding phosphatase PAP2 family protein, whose translation is MRTDIFARLDREPEPPKIEIPRMSRTRLALFGGTSVFYLAIVVAVLASTWLVLIDWKVMLFRPYQQWPELHAPLDYFVVLGQRGPTAVMVAAWLGWRSWRQHTLRPLLVLGTALLLLNVTVGAVKIGLGRLGPHYATQIGSAELFAGGDIFPSGHTANAVVTWGILSYLATTPRARRHLSALSAVVALGVGLTTVYLGTHWLSDVLLGWAAGLLILLGLPWCEPLIGRAEAAILAVRDRVRDRLREPRTAPVAPVAPVAPLPAAGPLPAVALRHAEGLEEPVREASGAAPGGTAGTGAGAHTPSIRTTLSQPRTHAVLRSERTPVSPAGSRRPPRSRPATGG
- a CDS encoding I78 family peptidase inhibitor, whose translation is MAPIPPTPPAPPSGPGGPGEPEAYVGLDDREAERRARSRGWTTVRALPPGAIITLEYLEGRINFEVRDHVVVRCWVG
- the ctaD gene encoding aa3-type cytochrome oxidase subunit I, with translation MGIDTVRPETAGRPRGRRRGRVVVDWLTTTDHKRIGHLYLITSFAFFLVAGVLALLMRAELARPGLQLISNDQYNQAFTLHGTIMLLLFATPTFAGFANEIVPLQIGAPDVAFPRLNMLSYWLFLFGGLIVLGSLLVPTGAASFGWFAYAPLNSRVHSPGIGADLWIMGLALSGFGTILGSVNFLATIIGMRAPGMTMFRMPIFTWNVLFTSVLVLIAFPVLAAALLVLEADRRFGSLVFAPQYGGALLWQHLFWFFGHPEVYIIALPFFGIVTEIIPVFSRKPIFGYLTLVAATMAITGLSVVVWAHHMFATGAVLLPFFSLLSFLIAVPTGVKFFNWTGTMLRGSLSFETPMLWAIGFLVSFLFGGLTGVLLASPPLDFHVTDSYFVVGHFHYVVFGTVVFAMFAGFHFWWPKFTGRMLDERLGRIHFWTLFAGFHLTFLVHHWLGAEGMPRRYADYLAADGFTALNTVSTIGSFLLGASTLPFLYNVWRTARYAPKVDTDDPWGYGRSLEWATSCPPPRHNFRAIPVVRSESPAFDLHHPRYATYQRPQRDAPADPAERPSGPGRGPGGVEPG